A single region of the Microbispora sp. ZYX-F-249 genome encodes:
- the qcrB gene encoding cytochrome bc1 complex cytochrome b subunit — MNAPPKAIAGVSTFVDDRIGAGNFLKRNMRKIFPDHWSFLLGEIALYSFVILLLTGTFLTFWFKPSMGEVTYTGNYAPLYGVKMSEAYASALHISFDIRGGLLMRQIHHWAALLFVAGMTVHMLRIFFTGAYRKPRELNWIIGILLLSLALFEGLTGYSLPDDLLSGAGLRITQGVAQSIPIVGTYVSFFLFGGEYPGHDVISRFYTIHILLIPGILLALISAHMILMWVQKHTQMPGKNRTEKNVVGAPFYPAFMIKSGAFFLFTFGVIALLGAFAQINPIWLFGPYTPADISAGSQPDWYMGFLEGSLRLMPAWEINFLGHTVTLSVLIPALVPLGIIMTGLALYPFLEQWVTGDRREHHVADRPRNNPHRTSIGMAGITFYGILWLLGANDELSANFHVDLYTTTWFGRIAIFVGPAIAYWITYRICIGLQRKDAEVLSHGVESGVIKRLPNGQYIEVHTPAAEDIAEHIRGKKEIPVLTSAEDGEGIPPKGARSPLGRLRTKMSEAYGTDHVPLTDGHHEEAHEEEHAGVGGGDRKELH; from the coding sequence ATGAACGCTCCCCCGAAGGCCATCGCAGGCGTCTCGACCTTCGTCGACGACCGCATCGGTGCGGGGAACTTCCTCAAGCGCAACATGAGGAAGATCTTCCCCGACCACTGGTCGTTCCTCCTGGGGGAGATCGCGCTCTACTCGTTCGTCATCCTGCTGCTGACCGGTACGTTCCTGACGTTCTGGTTCAAGCCGAGCATGGGCGAGGTCACGTACACGGGCAACTACGCCCCGCTGTACGGCGTGAAGATGTCGGAGGCCTACGCCTCGGCGCTGCACATCAGCTTCGACATCCGGGGTGGCCTGCTCATGCGGCAGATCCACCACTGGGCGGCGCTGCTGTTCGTGGCCGGCATGACGGTGCACATGCTCCGGATCTTCTTCACCGGCGCGTACCGCAAGCCGCGTGAGCTCAACTGGATCATCGGCATCCTGCTGCTCTCGCTGGCGCTCTTCGAGGGCCTCACCGGCTACTCCCTCCCCGACGACCTGCTCTCCGGCGCGGGTCTGCGGATCACCCAGGGGGTCGCCCAGTCCATCCCGATCGTGGGCACGTACGTCTCGTTCTTCCTGTTCGGCGGGGAGTATCCGGGCCACGACGTCATCTCGCGGTTCTACACGATCCACATCCTGCTGATCCCGGGCATCCTGCTCGCGCTCATCTCGGCCCACATGATCCTGATGTGGGTGCAGAAGCACACGCAGATGCCGGGCAAGAACCGGACCGAGAAGAACGTGGTGGGCGCGCCGTTCTACCCGGCGTTTATGATCAAGTCGGGTGCGTTCTTCCTGTTCACGTTCGGGGTCATCGCGCTGCTCGGCGCGTTCGCCCAGATCAACCCGATCTGGCTGTTCGGGCCGTACACGCCGGCGGACATCTCGGCCGGATCGCAGCCCGACTGGTACATGGGCTTCCTGGAAGGCTCGCTCCGTCTCATGCCGGCGTGGGAGATCAACTTCCTCGGCCACACGGTGACATTGAGCGTGCTGATCCCGGCGCTCGTGCCGCTGGGCATCATCATGACGGGCCTGGCGCTGTATCCGTTCCTGGAGCAGTGGGTCACGGGCGACCGCCGCGAGCACCACGTCGCCGACCGGCCGCGCAACAACCCGCACCGCACCTCGATCGGCATGGCGGGCATCACGTTCTACGGCATCCTGTGGCTGCTGGGCGCCAACGACGAGCTCTCGGCGAACTTCCACGTCGACCTGTACACGACGACCTGGTTCGGGCGGATCGCCATCTTCGTCGGCCCGGCCATCGCGTACTGGATCACCTACCGGATCTGCATCGGCCTCCAGCGCAAGGACGCCGAGGTGCTGTCCCACGGGGTGGAGTCCGGCGTCATCAAGCGGCTGCCGAACGGCCAGTACATCGAGGTCCACACGCCGGCCGCGGAGGACATCGCCGAGCACATCCGCGGCAAGAAGGAGATCCCGGTCCTCACGAGCGCCGAGGACGGCGAGGGCATCCCGCCCAAGGGCGCCCGCAGCCCGCTCGGCCGGCTCCGCACCAAGATGAGCGAGGCGTACGGCACCGACCACGTCCCGCTCACCGACGGCCACCACGAGGAGGCTCACGAGGAGGAGCACGCGGGCGTCGGCGGCGGCGACCGCAAGGAGCTCCACTGA
- a CDS encoding response regulator transcription factor, with translation MTVRVLLADDQPLVRAALQMVIADAPGLDLAGEAGTGAEAVRMTEDLRPDVVVMDIRMPGMDGIEATRLITAGHGARVLVLTTFDDDEYVYAALRAGASGFLVKDMALDDILAAIRVVAAGDALIDPRVTRRLIGEFAARPAPGPRPRRVAGLTEREIEVLTLVGRGLSNAEIAAELFISAATVKTYVTRLLAKLDARDRVRLVITAYETGLVPPT, from the coding sequence ATGACCGTCCGCGTGCTGCTCGCCGACGATCAGCCCCTGGTCCGCGCCGCTCTGCAGATGGTCATCGCCGACGCGCCCGGCCTCGACCTCGCGGGGGAGGCGGGCACCGGTGCGGAGGCGGTGCGGATGACCGAGGACCTGCGGCCCGACGTCGTGGTCATGGACATCCGCATGCCCGGCATGGACGGCATCGAGGCCACCCGGCTGATCACCGCGGGCCACGGCGCCCGGGTCCTCGTTCTGACGACCTTCGACGACGACGAGTACGTCTACGCCGCGCTGCGCGCGGGGGCGTCCGGGTTCCTCGTCAAGGACATGGCCCTGGACGACATCCTCGCGGCGATCCGGGTGGTGGCCGCCGGTGACGCCCTGATCGATCCGCGCGTCACCCGCAGGCTGATCGGGGAGTTCGCCGCCCGCCCCGCGCCCGGTCCGCGACCCCGGCGGGTCGCCGGGCTCACCGAGCGGGAGATCGAGGTGCTCACCCTCGTCGGGCGCGGCCTGTCCAACGCGGAGATCGCCGCCGAGCTGTTCATCAGCGCCGCGACCGTCAAGACGTACGTGACCAGGCTGCTCGCGAAGCTCGACGCCCGCGACCGCGTGCGGCTGGTCATCACGGCCTACGAGACGGGCCTCGTGCCGCCCACCTGA
- a CDS encoding sensor histidine kinase, with product MQVASPPLLRRLPPVAWVVLAWCGGTAFTFLMRMRLPGEWYPAARPAAQFFRWDGLAYFVAATALALVGGALLGRRPLPALALLLTASVLGTMPLGVAEIPLPQFLAAEVAVFLIATGRSRAAGVVAVLTALAVLGGYLAVRVLYGWPIAASSETAVALTTVIAWLLGNSVRESRAHAEELRARAAAQAVTDERLRIARELHDMVAHSIGVIALQAGAARRVIETQPDRARDALGEIETAGRQTLSGLRRMLGALRSHDPERPASAAPPRPGPPEPAHPEAGRPGQALGLADVDRLAATTTQAGVRVDVRRLGQPRPLPPEIDVAAYRVVQEAVTNVLRHAGTASCRVSIDYRDDEVRIEVLDDGRGGDAGDGYGLLGMRERVGVLRGTFAAGPRPGGGFRVAARLPVPAGVR from the coding sequence ATGCAGGTCGCATCCCCTCCGCTGCTGAGACGGCTGCCGCCCGTGGCGTGGGTGGTCCTCGCCTGGTGCGGGGGCACGGCGTTCACGTTCCTGATGCGGATGCGGCTGCCCGGCGAGTGGTACCCCGCCGCGCGTCCGGCGGCGCAGTTCTTCCGCTGGGACGGCCTGGCGTACTTCGTGGCGGCCACGGCGCTGGCGCTCGTGGGCGGCGCGCTGCTGGGCCGCCGTCCCCTGCCGGCCCTGGCCCTGCTGCTCACCGCGTCCGTTCTCGGGACGATGCCCCTGGGGGTGGCGGAGATCCCGTTGCCGCAGTTCCTCGCGGCCGAGGTCGCGGTGTTCCTCATCGCCACCGGACGGTCGCGCGCGGCCGGCGTCGTCGCCGTCCTCACGGCCCTCGCCGTGCTGGGCGGCTACCTGGCGGTCCGGGTGCTGTACGGGTGGCCGATCGCGGCGTCGTCGGAGACGGCCGTGGCCCTGACGACCGTCATCGCCTGGCTGCTCGGCAACTCGGTGCGCGAGTCCCGCGCGCACGCCGAGGAACTGCGCGCCCGCGCGGCGGCCCAGGCCGTCACCGACGAGCGGCTCAGGATCGCCCGTGAGCTGCACGACATGGTCGCGCACAGCATCGGCGTCATCGCGCTGCAGGCCGGCGCCGCGCGGCGGGTCATCGAGACGCAACCGGATCGGGCGCGGGACGCCCTCGGGGAGATCGAGACGGCCGGCCGCCAGACGCTGTCCGGGCTGCGCCGGATGCTCGGCGCGTTGCGGAGCCACGATCCGGAGCGGCCCGCGTCCGCCGCGCCCCCGCGACCGGGGCCGCCCGAACCGGCGCATCCGGAGGCGGGGCGTCCGGGACAGGCGCTCGGCCTCGCCGACGTCGACCGGCTGGCCGCCACGACCACTCAGGCGGGCGTACGGGTCGACGTACGCCGGCTGGGGCAGCCGCGTCCGCTGCCGCCCGAGATCGACGTGGCGGCCTACCGCGTCGTGCAGGAGGCCGTCACCAACGTGCTGCGTCACGCCGGAACGGCGTCCTGCCGGGTGTCGATCGACTACCGGGACGACGAGGTGCGCATCGAGGTGCTCGACGACGGGCGCGGCGGCGACGCCGGGGACGGCTACGGCCTGCTCGGGATGCGTGAGCGGGTCGGCGTCCTGCGCGGGACCTTCGCGGCCGGGCCGCGTCCCGGGGGAGGCTTCCGGGTCGCGGCCCGGCTGCCCGTGCCCGCGGGAGTCCGATGA
- a CDS encoding alpha/beta hydrolase produces the protein MIDTAQPHAARDRPPAPLPLPHGGTGARRVPRACLRPGPTRSRRRLLIALAAAVLAVPVTAAARPEAVPAPVPPPLSPLRTATTASLAERYAATRDAVETAMRTAAATGHRWRAAMLRAMAGPARHFLSFDGRDGGRAVEVFGDLAAADRIAVIVPGSGTGLDTYGLLRGGAMRLQRAIGGRGAVVAWLGYRTPSTVSLQAMTPGRADEAVPALRAFVRDLARLRPAARVSLLCHSYGGVVCGRAASGLDVADIVLYGSPGAGVDDAAAMRTRAEVWATRGAGDWVAHLPHAAVRLPSGTIGLGADPLSPRFGARIFDAGDAGHSDYLKDGSPALAGIALIVSGRTPAGMRRG, from the coding sequence GTGATCGACACCGCACAGCCGCATGCGGCCCGCGACCGGCCGCCCGCGCCGCTCCCCCTCCCCCACGGCGGCACGGGCGCACGCCGCGTCCCGCGCGCCTGCCTCCGCCCCGGTCCGACCCGCAGCCGCCGGCGGTTGCTCATCGCGCTCGCCGCCGCCGTGCTCGCCGTCCCGGTGACCGCCGCGGCCCGGCCCGAGGCGGTCCCCGCCCCCGTCCCGCCGCCTCTGTCCCCGCTGCGGACCGCGACCACCGCGAGCCTGGCCGAGCGGTACGCCGCCACCCGTGATGCCGTCGAGACGGCGATGCGGACCGCCGCCGCGACGGGCCACCGGTGGCGGGCCGCGATGCTGCGGGCGATGGCCGGCCCCGCCCGGCACTTCCTGTCCTTCGACGGCCGCGACGGCGGCCGGGCGGTGGAGGTGTTCGGCGACCTGGCCGCCGCCGACCGGATCGCGGTGATCGTCCCCGGCTCGGGCACCGGCCTCGACACGTACGGGCTCCTGCGCGGGGGCGCGATGCGGCTGCAGCGGGCGATCGGCGGACGGGGAGCCGTGGTCGCCTGGCTCGGATACCGGACCCCGAGCACCGTCAGCCTCCAGGCGATGACCCCCGGCCGCGCGGACGAGGCCGTCCCCGCCCTGCGTGCCTTCGTACGCGACCTGGCCCGGCTCAGGCCCGCCGCCCGCGTCAGCCTGCTGTGTCACTCGTACGGCGGCGTGGTGTGCGGCCGGGCCGCCTCCGGTCTCGACGTCGCGGACATCGTGCTGTACGGCAGTCCCGGCGCCGGGGTGGACGACGCGGCGGCGATGCGCACCCGGGCGGAGGTGTGGGCCACCCGCGGCGCCGGGGACTGGGTGGCCCACCTGCCGCACGCGGCGGTGCGCCTGCCCTCCGGCACGATCGGGCTCGGGGCCGATCCCCTGTCCCCCCGGTTCGGCGCGCGGATCTTCGACGCGGGCGACGCCGGTCACAGCGACTATCTGAAGGACGGATCGCCCGCGCTGGCCGGCATCGCCCTGATCGTCTCCGGGCGCACTCCCGCCGGGATGCGCCGTGGTTGA
- a CDS encoding acyltransferase family protein, translating into MVDDFAGRAGAAAPARHERDSDTPPALASETARDRAVDALRAFAVLGVVLGHWLVTAVVADSGTFRVTSPLKYLPHLAPVSWLLQTMAVFFFVGGRVAVESRGRARDRGAGHGRWAAARMTRLFRPIAPLLGVWSAAAVAMLAWGADPGSVYALVKLVWSPMWFLLVFAALTAATPLAARLHPAWPLAAVAVCDLVRFGLDGPPWIGWINLGTGWLVPYCLGVLWAGGRLDGPVTRWALLFGGAAATAGLVLWAGYPASMVGVPGAPVSNQAPPTLAAVTFGLAQCGAALVLSGPLRRLLRRPALWALVAAANLSAMTIFLWHQTAMIAVTVAVLPLAGRALPGLHAVPGDPAWVAARLAWLPVFAMALAGCLAAFHGRGRPGRTRLKAERRKGARAR; encoded by the coding sequence GTGGTTGACGACTTCGCCGGGCGCGCCGGTGCGGCGGCACCGGCCCGGCACGAGCGCGACTCGGACACACCACCCGCCCTCGCCTCGGAGACAGCCCGCGACCGCGCCGTCGACGCTCTTCGCGCCTTCGCCGTCCTCGGCGTGGTGCTCGGTCACTGGCTGGTGACCGCCGTGGTCGCCGACAGCGGAACGTTCCGTGTCACCAGCCCGCTGAAGTACCTGCCGCACCTCGCACCCGTCTCCTGGCTGCTCCAGACCATGGCGGTGTTCTTCTTCGTCGGCGGCAGGGTGGCCGTGGAGAGCCGCGGCCGTGCCCGGGACCGGGGCGCCGGCCACGGGCGGTGGGCCGCCGCCCGGATGACCCGCCTGTTCCGCCCGATCGCGCCCCTGCTCGGGGTGTGGAGCGCGGCCGCCGTGGCGATGCTCGCGTGGGGTGCCGACCCGGGGAGCGTCTACGCGCTGGTCAAGCTGGTGTGGTCGCCGATGTGGTTCCTGCTGGTCTTCGCGGCGCTGACGGCGGCGACCCCGCTCGCCGCCCGGCTGCACCCCGCGTGGCCGCTCGCCGCCGTCGCGGTCTGCGACCTCGTGAGGTTCGGCCTGGACGGGCCGCCCTGGATCGGCTGGATCAACCTGGGGACCGGCTGGCTGGTGCCGTACTGTCTGGGCGTCCTCTGGGCCGGCGGACGCCTGGACGGCCCGGTGACCAGGTGGGCGCTGCTTTTCGGCGGGGCCGCGGCCACCGCCGGCCTCGTCCTGTGGGCCGGCTACCCGGCGTCCATGGTCGGCGTGCCCGGCGCCCCGGTTTCCAACCAGGCCCCGCCCACTCTGGCGGCCGTGACGTTCGGGCTGGCGCAGTGCGGAGCGGCCCTGGTGCTGTCCGGCCCCCTGCGGAGGCTCCTGCGGCGCCCCGCCCTGTGGGCGCTCGTGGCGGCGGCCAACCTCTCCGCGATGACGATCTTCCTGTGGCATCAGACCGCCATGATCGCGGTCACGGTGGCGGTCCTGCCGCTCGCGGGCCGCGCGCTGCCCGGCCTGCACGCCGTGCCCGGCGATCCCGCATGGGTGGCCGCCCGCCTGGCGTGGCTGCCGGTGTTCGCGATGGCCCTGGCGGGGTGCCTGGCGGCCTTCCACGGCCGCGGAAGGCCAGGCCGTACCCGGCTGAAGGCCGAACGCCGAAAGGGCGCCCGCGCGCGCTGA
- a CDS encoding L,D-transpeptidase — MRAGAGVLALLVVIAGCSTSGGQDEDRDARTAISISPLDGAADLPPELPILIGAAGGKLTHVAVQAAGRPVAGVFSPDRTQWRSERPMAPGTAYSVEATAAGPGGSATRSVRFATKQAAKTFGISTLLPNKQDTGLTVGVGMPIIITFDKPISDRVSVERNLIVRASKPIEGAWHWLDDKNVVFRPERYWPTYTKVRVTARLAGIRGGEGMYGKQDYVRDFEIGRSQISVANTQTHHMKIERDGKQIKNMPISAGMGDVLRHHTTSGIHVAMSREDVTVMTSPDAGPGQAGYYQTTVYNSVRISNTGEYVHGAPWSVGDQGNSNVSHGCVNVSPENAKWFKNNTLIGDPIIVTGTPRRLEATNGWSYWQDSWPLWLKHSRLRAAPTDVL; from the coding sequence GTGCGTGCTGGTGCGGGGGTGCTGGCCCTTCTCGTGGTGATTGCGGGGTGTTCCACGTCGGGTGGGCAGGACGAGGATCGAGACGCCAGGACGGCGATCAGCATCAGCCCGCTCGACGGCGCCGCCGACCTGCCGCCCGAGCTGCCGATCCTGATCGGCGCGGCGGGCGGCAAGCTCACCCATGTGGCCGTACAGGCCGCTGGGCGGCCCGTAGCGGGCGTGTTCAGCCCCGACCGCACCCAGTGGCGCAGCGAGCGTCCCATGGCCCCCGGCACGGCCTACAGCGTCGAGGCGACGGCCGCGGGCCCGGGCGGGTCGGCGACCAGGAGCGTCCGCTTCGCCACGAAACAGGCCGCCAAGACCTTCGGCATCTCCACCCTGCTGCCCAACAAGCAGGACACCGGCCTCACGGTCGGCGTCGGCATGCCGATCATCATCACCTTCGACAAGCCGATCAGCGACCGTGTGTCCGTCGAGCGCAATCTGATCGTGCGGGCGTCCAAGCCCATCGAAGGCGCCTGGCACTGGCTCGACGACAAGAACGTGGTCTTCCGCCCGGAGAGGTACTGGCCGACGTACACCAAAGTCCGCGTCACCGCTCGGCTGGCCGGCATCAGGGGCGGCGAGGGCATGTACGGCAAGCAGGACTACGTCCGGGACTTCGAGATCGGCCGTTCGCAGATCAGCGTGGCCAACACTCAGACCCACCACATGAAGATCGAGCGCGACGGCAAGCAGATCAAGAACATGCCGATCAGCGCGGGCATGGGCGACGTCCTCCGCCACCACACCACCAGCGGCATCCATGTGGCGATGTCCAGGGAGGACGTCACGGTCATGACGTCCCCGGACGCGGGACCCGGACAGGCCGGCTACTACCAGACGACCGTGTACAACAGCGTCCGCATCTCCAACACGGGCGAATACGTCCATGGTGCGCCGTGGTCCGTCGGCGACCAGGGCAACTCCAACGTCAGCCACGGCTGCGTGAACGTCAGCCCCGAGAACGCCAAGTGGTTCAAGAACAACACCCTGATCGGCGACCCGATCATCGTGACCGGCACGCCGCGCAGGCTGGAGGCGACCAACGGCTGGAGCTACTGGCAGGACTCCTGGCCCCTCTGGCTCAAGCACAGCCGCCTGCGCGCCGCCCCCACCGACGTCCTCTGA
- a CDS encoding cytochrome c oxidase subunit 4: MKIQGWMFLLCGVFFAAADVVYWFWSKEPTGTTAMAISVGLALMIGYYLLFTARRIGDQPEDNKEAEISDGAGEIGFYSPHSWWPLFVCLSAALTFFGFAVGWWLFFIGLFCTVMAMIGFVFQYYRGNFSH, translated from the coding sequence ATGAAGATCCAGGGATGGATGTTCCTGCTCTGCGGCGTCTTCTTCGCCGCCGCGGACGTGGTCTACTGGTTCTGGTCGAAGGAGCCGACCGGCACCACCGCCATGGCGATCTCCGTCGGCCTGGCCCTCATGATCGGCTACTACCTGCTGTTCACCGCGCGGCGCATCGGCGACCAGCCGGAGGACAACAAGGAAGCCGAGATCAGCGACGGCGCGGGCGAGATCGGCTTCTACAGCCCGCACAGCTGGTGGCCGCTGTTCGTCTGCCTGTCGGCCGCGCTGACGTTCTTCGGCTTCGCGGTCGGCTGGTGGCTGTTCTTCATCGGCCTGTTCTGCACGGTCATGGCCATGATCGGGTTCGTGTTCCAGTACTACCGGGGCAACTTCTCGCACTGA
- the ctaD gene encoding aa3-type cytochrome oxidase subunit I, protein MTAIQEPVGVAARPYTKGTVIAKWLSSTDHKVIGHLYLITSFVFFLIGGLMALVMRAELAQPGLQVVSNEQFNQLFTMHGTIMLLMFATPLFAGFANELMPLQIGAPDVAFPRLNMVSYWLYLFGSTIAVLGFFTPGGSASFGWTAYAPLSNAVTSPGLGSDLWVMGLALSGLGTILGAVNFITTILTMRAPGMTMFRMPIFTWNILLTSILVLLAFPVLAAALLALEADRKLGAHIFDSPTGGPMLWQHLFWFFGHPEVYIIALPFFGIITEVLPVFSRKPIFGYIGLVGATIAIAGLSVTVWAHHMFVTGQVLLPFFSFMTFLIAVPTGVKFFNWIGTMWRGHLSFESPMLFAVGFLVTFLFGGLTGVILASPPLDFHVSDTYFVVAHFHYVVFGTVVFAMFAGFYFWWPKFTGKMLNDKIGKLHFWLLFFGFHLTFLVQHWLGVIGFPRRYADYSASDGFTDLNMVSSAGALLLGLSTLPFFYNVWVTWRKAPKVTVDDPWGFGGSLEWATSCPPPRHNFLSLPRIRSERPAFDLKYPHITAKPELVEESR, encoded by the coding sequence GTGACCGCCATCCAGGAACCGGTCGGCGTCGCCGCGCGGCCGTACACCAAGGGCACGGTCATCGCCAAGTGGCTGTCCTCGACCGACCACAAGGTGATCGGGCACCTCTACCTGATCACGTCGTTCGTCTTCTTCCTCATCGGCGGCCTCATGGCGCTGGTGATGCGGGCCGAGCTCGCGCAGCCGGGGCTGCAGGTCGTCAGCAACGAGCAGTTCAACCAGCTGTTCACGATGCACGGCACGATCATGCTGCTCATGTTCGCGACGCCGCTGTTCGCCGGCTTCGCCAACGAGCTGATGCCGCTGCAGATCGGCGCCCCCGACGTGGCGTTCCCCCGGCTGAACATGGTGAGCTACTGGCTCTACCTGTTCGGCAGCACGATCGCCGTCCTGGGCTTCTTCACCCCGGGTGGCTCCGCGTCGTTCGGCTGGACCGCGTACGCGCCGCTGTCGAACGCGGTGACGTCGCCCGGCCTCGGCAGCGACCTGTGGGTCATGGGTCTGGCGCTGTCCGGTCTCGGCACCATCCTCGGCGCGGTGAACTTCATCACCACGATTCTCACCATGCGCGCCCCCGGCATGACGATGTTCCGGATGCCGATCTTCACCTGGAACATCCTGCTGACGAGCATCCTGGTGCTGCTGGCCTTCCCGGTGCTGGCCGCCGCGCTGCTCGCCCTGGAGGCCGACCGCAAGCTGGGCGCGCACATCTTCGACTCGCCGACCGGCGGGCCGATGCTGTGGCAGCACCTGTTCTGGTTCTTCGGCCACCCCGAGGTCTACATCATCGCGCTGCCGTTCTTCGGCATCATCACCGAGGTCCTGCCGGTCTTCAGCCGTAAGCCGATCTTCGGCTACATCGGCCTGGTAGGCGCGACCATCGCCATCGCGGGTCTGTCCGTCACCGTGTGGGCCCACCACATGTTCGTGACCGGCCAGGTGCTGTTGCCGTTCTTCTCGTTCATGACGTTCCTCATCGCGGTGCCGACCGGTGTGAAGTTCTTCAACTGGATCGGCACGATGTGGCGAGGGCACCTGTCGTTCGAGTCGCCGATGCTGTTCGCGGTCGGCTTCCTGGTGACCTTCCTGTTCGGCGGCCTGACCGGCGTCATCCTGGCGTCGCCGCCGCTGGACTTCCACGTCAGCGACACCTACTTCGTCGTCGCCCACTTCCACTACGTGGTCTTCGGCACCGTGGTGTTCGCGATGTTCGCGGGCTTCTACTTCTGGTGGCCGAAGTTCACCGGCAAGATGCTCAACGACAAGATCGGCAAGCTCCACTTCTGGTTGCTGTTCTTCGGCTTCCACCTGACCTTCCTGGTGCAGCACTGGCTGGGCGTCATCGGCTTCCCCCGGCGGTACGCCGACTACTCGGCGAGCGACGGCTTCACGGACCTGAACATGGTCTCCTCCGCCGGCGCGCTCCTGCTGGGCCTGTCCACCCTGCCGTTCTTCTACAACGTCTGGGTGACGTGGCGGAAGGCGCCCAAGGTCACCGTGGACGACCCGTGGGGCTTCGGCGGCTCGCTCGAGTGGGCGACCTCCTGCCCGCCGCCGCGGCACAACTTCCTGTCGCTGCCGCGGATCCGGTCCGAGCGCCCGGCGTTCGACCTCAAGTACCCGCACATCACCGCCAAGCCTGAGCTGGTGGAGGAGTCCCGATGA
- the ctaC gene encoding aa3-type cytochrome oxidase subunit II yields the protein MSPTRRTTRRPWARRRLPGAAAVALLVASGTACSNQAIDQWSRGGMPEGVTKQAGIIQTLWNGSWIAALATGVVVWGLILWACIFHRKKKNSPDQLPPQVRYNLPIEILYTVVPVIMVAVFFYFTARDETEVTRITKAAPVKVAVEGYQWSWRFTTEYQGQKAVVAGVPVDLSKQSEQTPQGPQLVLPVNTQVQFDLHSPDVIHSFWVPAFLFKQDVFPGNVHNHFQITTLDKTGVFVGRCAELCGSDHSKMLFSVKLVPQAEFDQYIKSQAGSAQ from the coding sequence GTGAGTCCGACCCGCCGTACGACACGGCGACCGTGGGCACGCCGCCGGTTGCCCGGAGCCGCCGCCGTGGCGCTGCTGGTGGCGTCCGGCACGGCGTGTAGCAACCAGGCGATCGATCAATGGTCCCGTGGGGGCATGCCGGAAGGTGTCACCAAGCAGGCCGGCATCATCCAGACGCTCTGGAACGGGAGCTGGATCGCGGCTCTCGCCACCGGCGTGGTCGTCTGGGGACTGATCCTGTGGGCGTGCATCTTCCACCGGAAGAAGAAGAACAGTCCCGACCAGTTGCCTCCGCAGGTGCGCTACAACCTGCCGATCGAGATCCTTTACACGGTGGTCCCGGTCATCATGGTCGCGGTCTTCTTCTACTTCACGGCCCGTGACGAGACCGAGGTCACGCGGATCACCAAGGCCGCCCCGGTCAAGGTGGCCGTCGAGGGCTACCAGTGGAGCTGGCGCTTCACCACCGAGTACCAGGGCCAGAAGGCCGTGGTCGCGGGTGTGCCGGTGGACCTCAGCAAGCAGAGCGAGCAGACCCCGCAGGGTCCGCAGCTCGTGCTGCCGGTCAACACCCAGGTGCAGTTCGACCTGCACTCGCCCGACGTCATCCACTCGTTCTGGGTGCCGGCGTTCCTGTTCAAGCAGGACGTCTTCCCGGGCAACGTGCACAACCACTTCCAGATCACGACGCTCGACAAGACGGGCGTCTTCGTCGGCCGTTGCGCCGAGCTCTGCGGCAGCGACCACAGCAAGATGCTGTTCTCCGTGAAGCTCGTCCCGCAGGCCGAGTTCGACCAGTACATCAAGAGCCAGGCGGGGAGTGCGCAGTGA